The following coding sequences are from one Saprospiraceae bacterium window:
- a CDS encoding thioredoxin domain-containing protein yields MSIRLIQYFLILFIFFNLTSCLVQKSNNKSENHLIHETSPYLLQHAHNPVDWYPWKNEALEKAKSERKLMVVSIGYSSCHWCHVMEKESFSDTGVARIMNENFINIKVDREERPDVDNVYMVACQLSHPDGSCGWPLNAICTPEGKPVWVGTYLSKDDWKKILVSIQMTYNEDPNDIEKMARELERRMLTSSSLQASEAVDINTQIISTLTEQIIESCDPISGGRAGVLKFPMPSIWQYLLHYGNATKDQKSINMVLLTLNKIIRSGIYDQVDGGISRYSTDQEWKVPHFEKMLYDNAQFISLMAECYKFNKDSLLKEKLTESLHFLISQFKNPESAYFSAYDADSEHEEGKYYVWSKLELETILTDPISKKIFFDLYDIRESGNWEDGKNILHESIEINKLAKKYQKSQDKINEIIDSQLELLKTARQKKVKPHQDTKIITCWNALMVIGLCESYTALGDESLLKNAIQTGNFISKNLTLSNGKLTRTYSPKQSNINAFLDDYASVILAYIKLYEITFDEIWLDKANKLCQIAITDYSDESNVYFYYNSKNDDKLIVRKSEMEDNVIPSSNSMMADVLLQLGHYYYNQDYIERSKQMCASAIDNLATHAPTFYTNWLKVNLKHLSSPYEIAIVGDDSTEKNLAMQSHYLPQCIFLGGKTEGTLELLKDKLQSGQTMIYVCKNKVCKLPVNEINEALKLIH; encoded by the coding sequence GTGAGCATTAGGTTAATTCAGTACTTTCTCATTTTATTTATATTTTTTAATCTGACGTCATGTCTTGTTCAGAAATCAAATAACAAGTCGGAAAATCATTTAATTCATGAGACATCACCTTACCTACTACAGCACGCACACAATCCTGTAGATTGGTATCCATGGAAAAATGAGGCCCTTGAGAAAGCAAAATCTGAGCGTAAGTTGATGGTAGTCAGTATTGGATATTCTTCATGTCATTGGTGTCATGTAATGGAAAAAGAATCTTTTTCGGATACGGGTGTAGCACGAATTATGAATGAGAATTTCATTAATATCAAAGTAGACCGCGAAGAACGACCAGATGTTGACAATGTATATATGGTAGCTTGTCAACTTTCGCACCCTGATGGAAGCTGTGGATGGCCATTAAATGCAATTTGCACTCCGGAAGGGAAACCTGTTTGGGTCGGTACGTACTTATCGAAAGATGATTGGAAAAAAATTCTTGTCTCAATCCAGATGACATACAATGAAGATCCAAACGATATCGAAAAAATGGCAAGAGAACTAGAGCGTAGAATGTTGACCAGTTCTTCATTACAAGCCTCTGAAGCTGTTGATATTAATACGCAAATCATTTCTACTTTAACAGAGCAAATAATTGAATCCTGTGATCCCATATCGGGAGGAAGAGCAGGCGTGTTAAAATTTCCAATGCCCTCAATTTGGCAGTATCTCTTGCATTATGGTAATGCAACCAAAGATCAAAAATCGATCAATATGGTACTGCTTACACTAAATAAAATAATTAGGAGTGGAATATACGATCAAGTTGATGGAGGAATCTCCAGGTATAGCACTGATCAAGAATGGAAAGTTCCCCACTTCGAAAAAATGTTGTATGACAATGCCCAATTTATCTCACTCATGGCCGAATGTTATAAATTCAATAAAGATAGTTTGCTAAAGGAGAAACTAACGGAGAGTTTGCATTTTTTAATTTCCCAGTTCAAGAATCCCGAGAGCGCCTATTTTTCTGCATATGACGCAGACAGTGAACACGAAGAAGGCAAATATTATGTCTGGTCAAAACTTGAATTAGAAACCATTCTAACCGATCCTATTTCAAAAAAAATCTTCTTTGATCTATATGATATCAGGGAATCCGGCAACTGGGAAGATGGAAAAAATATTCTTCATGAATCTATTGAAATCAATAAATTAGCAAAAAAGTATCAAAAGTCACAAGATAAGATCAATGAAATTATTGATTCACAACTCGAATTGCTCAAAACTGCTAGACAAAAAAAGGTAAAACCACACCAAGACACAAAAATAATAACTTGTTGGAATGCATTGATGGTTATAGGATTGTGCGAAAGTTATACAGCACTTGGAGATGAATCATTATTAAAAAATGCAATTCAAACAGGGAACTTTATCTCCAAAAATCTTACACTTAGCAATGGAAAACTGACTCGTACGTATTCACCAAAACAAAGCAACATAAATGCCTTTTTGGATGACTATGCCAGTGTAATATTAGCATATATTAAACTATATGAAATCACTTTTGATGAAATCTGGCTTGACAAAGCAAACAAACTATGCCAAATTGCAATAACTGATTATTCAGATGAAAGCAATGTTTATTTTTACTATAATTCAAAAAACGATGATAAACTCATTGTCAGAAAATCAGAAATGGAGGATAATGTAATTCCGAGTAGTAATTCCATGATGGCTGATGTTTTACTTCAACTAGGACATTATTATTACAATCAGGATTATATAGAAAGGAGCAAGCAAATGTGTGCAAGCGCAATAGATAATCTTGCAACACATGCCCCGACATTTTATACCAATTGGTTGAAAGTGAACCTGAAACATCTTTCGTCACCATATGAAATTGCAATTGTTGGAGATGATTCTACAGAAAAGAACCTTGCAATGCAGAGTCATTATCTACCTCAGTGCATATTCTTAGGTGGAAAAACAGAGGGCACACTTGAATTATTGAAAGATAAGTTACAATCCGGACAGACTATGATTTATGTTTGTAAAAACAAAGTTTGCAAGCTTCCTGTAAATGAAATCAATGAGGCACTCAAGCTGATCCATTAA
- a CDS encoding tetratricopeptide repeat protein gives MTELEKSAYSNLKSNSIFGYIVITLLIVLAYSQTIGFQYTGDDVLVTRDNHFVQRGISGIPKIFSHSYLFGYSNTADPIYRPVPLATYALESHFFGFKPKTFHTFQIFWYILSCIVFLKVLYLSGIGKPTSLIIICLFAVHPTHVEVVANIKSRDELLAFFGIAASLYFAIKNRNSGKSVFAVLSGVFCLFALLSKESSIGLFIVVPLWVLIVFKDTQSKYFLQSAIPLFVSLILYFIIRTQVNLEFGNLDVTQNSLVLLPDFLSRLPSAIVILQNYIIKSVFPYPLSYDYSYNQIPLVFQLDSRFWIALSIVLLSLFGIFYLYKKSKFFEATSIIWFLIFIAPTSNLFFLIGSSFAERFLFTPVLGVCILFTFLMESFFKKYTAIKSYSTYITYPIIGIFLYYSYIQSAIWKNDQSLFKSGIQSAPHSVRTNMFFGKYWYNLSKEQSNEQKKNAYLDSALKYYNQSLYILPKQSTCNQFAGWVYREKGQTAQEKNSYIAAYQADSTYFPALISLAVFYLKQDNYESALDALSHAQKINPKVYDIEYNLGYTYRALNRFDEAIKSLLTAHGINPSREEPLNLLVKIYRDNLHKTDSALIYNEKLKLFNREH, from the coding sequence ATGACTGAGCTTGAAAAATCTGCATACTCCAATTTAAAATCTAATTCGATATTCGGATACATTGTCATCACCTTACTTATAGTTCTAGCTTACAGCCAAACTATTGGATTTCAATATACCGGAGATGATGTTTTGGTGACAAGAGACAATCATTTCGTTCAAAGAGGGATAAGTGGTATTCCGAAAATTTTTTCCCACAGTTACTTATTTGGCTACTCGAACACTGCAGATCCTATTTACAGACCGGTTCCTTTAGCCACTTATGCACTTGAAAGTCATTTTTTTGGTTTTAAACCCAAAACTTTTCATACCTTTCAAATCTTTTGGTACATTTTATCATGTATTGTATTTTTGAAAGTCTTATATTTAAGTGGTATAGGTAAGCCGACAAGCCTCATTATTATTTGTTTATTTGCTGTACACCCAACGCATGTCGAAGTCGTAGCAAATATTAAAAGTAGAGACGAACTTTTAGCATTTTTTGGAATAGCAGCTTCACTGTACTTCGCTATAAAAAATCGAAACTCAGGAAAAAGTGTTTTTGCTGTACTTTCCGGAGTATTTTGCCTTTTTGCACTTTTATCAAAAGAAAGCAGCATCGGACTCTTCATTGTTGTCCCACTGTGGGTATTGATAGTTTTTAAAGATACTCAATCAAAGTATTTTTTACAATCAGCAATACCATTATTTGTAAGCTTAATATTATATTTCATTATAAGAACACAAGTAAATTTAGAATTTGGAAATCTGGATGTCACACAAAATAGCTTGGTGTTATTGCCTGATTTTCTGAGTAGACTGCCTTCGGCAATTGTAATATTACAGAATTACATTATCAAAAGTGTATTTCCTTACCCATTGAGCTACGATTACTCATACAATCAAATTCCACTAGTTTTTCAACTGGATTCAAGATTCTGGATCGCCTTATCAATAGTTCTTCTTTCCTTATTTGGCATTTTTTATTTATATAAAAAATCCAAATTCTTTGAGGCAACATCTATTATTTGGTTTCTAATTTTCATTGCCCCTACTTCAAATTTATTCTTTCTAATCGGATCCAGTTTTGCAGAAAGATTTTTGTTTACACCAGTATTGGGAGTTTGTATTCTATTTACTTTTTTGATGGAGTCTTTTTTCAAAAAATATACAGCAATCAAATCCTATTCAACATATATTACATACCCAATCATTGGAATTTTTCTGTATTATTCATATATCCAATCTGCGATATGGAAAAATGACCAAAGTCTATTCAAAAGTGGAATTCAATCCGCTCCTCATTCTGTAAGGACAAATATGTTTTTTGGTAAGTATTGGTACAATCTCTCAAAAGAACAATCCAATGAACAAAAAAAGAATGCTTATCTTGACTCAGCGCTTAAATATTACAATCAATCTTTATATATTTTACCTAAACAAAGTACATGTAATCAATTTGCAGGTTGGGTATATCGTGAGAAGGGGCAAACTGCTCAAGAAAAAAATTCCTATATAGCGGCATATCAAGCAGACAGTACTTACTTTCCGGCTCTAATCAGTCTGGCGGTATTCTATCTTAAACAGGATAATTATGAATCTGCCCTTGATGCGCTTAGCCATGCGCAAAAAATAAATCCCAAAGTATACGACATTGAATATAATCTTGGTTATACTTATAGAGCGCTTAACAGATTTGATGAAGCAATCAAATCACTTTTGACTGCACATGGAATTAACCCTAGTCGAGAAGAACCTCTTAATTTGTTAGTAAAAATATACAGAGACAATCTGCACAAAACGGATTCAGCTTTGATCTATAATGAAAAATTAAAATTATTCAATCGTGAGCATTAG
- a CDS encoding asparaginase — protein MKNDIQVFVTGGTFDKEYNFVNGSLFFKDTHLPEMLDRGRCTLDIDIKTLMMTDSLEMTEEDREIIVHNCQRCTSDQILITHGTDTMVETAKVLANASISGKTIVLAGAMIPYAFGNSSDGFFNLGSALAFVQTLKPGIYIAMNGRWFEWDKVRKNTKTGFFEELQ, from the coding sequence ATGAAAAATGACATTCAAGTATTTGTGACTGGTGGAACTTTTGACAAAGAGTACAATTTTGTAAATGGGAGTTTATTTTTCAAGGATACTCATTTGCCTGAAATGCTTGATCGCGGCCGATGCACTTTAGACATTGATATCAAAACCCTGATGATGACAGATTCTCTAGAAATGACAGAAGAAGATCGTGAGATAATTGTCCACAATTGTCAACGCTGTACTTCAGATCAAATTTTGATCACACATGGTACAGATACAATGGTTGAAACTGCAAAGGTTTTAGCAAATGCTTCAATTTCCGGTAAAACAATTGTACTTGCAGGTGCAATGATCCCGTATGCGTTCGGTAATTCATCTGACGGTTTTTTTAATCTAGGCTCTGCGCTTGCTTTCGTTCAAACATTGAAACCCGGAATCTACATAGCAATGAATGGGAGGTGGTTTGAATGGGACAAAGTAAGAAAAAACACTAAAACAGGTTTTTTTGAGGAATTACAGTAA
- a CDS encoding PorP/SprF family type IX secretion system membrane protein, with protein MAKNFLLVLLLLIITNIQAQDVQFTQYMTVSTYLNPAMSGAFDGNYRVRLINRDQWTNFESKSLKTLSVLGDIKLPLQRNVSISDFIGLGLYYLSDRSRNLDYNTNEVNIQVSFHKLLNRARKNFIAGGLGLGITQKEINYDRLLFADQFNGIDEYNLPTSERLPPNIKAVPDLKAGLYYNVSLNKKLRLQTGVSSFYTLFKNISYYSDFDDVDYFGNKKVISALRTTVLANFTYNLNSNTQYFPRMTASFQGPHQFVSIGTNYRKSFFSLKETALHAGANLRVSNSNTSYQPIDLGLMAGFEILNFIIGLSYDFGLRDAAYYQKPTHSFEISLTLIGDYDNEGFICPQF; from the coding sequence ATGGCAAAAAATTTCTTACTTGTATTGCTATTATTGATAATCACGAATATTCAGGCACAGGATGTTCAGTTCACACAATATATGACTGTAAGTACCTACCTCAATCCGGCAATGAGTGGAGCTTTTGATGGCAATTATAGGGTCAGGCTGATCAATAGGGATCAATGGACAAATTTTGAATCAAAATCATTAAAAACATTATCTGTATTAGGTGACATTAAGCTTCCTCTTCAGCGAAATGTTTCCATTTCAGATTTCATAGGATTGGGTTTATATTATTTATCCGATCGAAGTAGAAATTTAGACTATAATACAAATGAAGTGAATATTCAAGTCTCGTTTCATAAACTTTTAAACAGAGCAAGAAAAAATTTTATTGCTGGAGGTTTAGGATTAGGGATAACACAAAAAGAAATTAATTACGATAGGCTTTTGTTTGCAGATCAATTTAATGGTATAGATGAATATAATTTACCTACCTCTGAAAGACTTCCTCCTAATATTAAAGCAGTACCTGATCTGAAAGCCGGTCTTTATTATAACGTTTCTCTGAATAAAAAATTGAGACTTCAAACCGGAGTTTCAAGCTTTTATACACTTTTCAAGAATATTTCATACTATTCTGATTTTGATGATGTTGATTATTTTGGAAATAAGAAAGTCATCTCTGCACTGCGGACCACGGTCTTGGCGAATTTTACGTATAATTTAAATTCCAACACACAATATTTTCCCAGAATGACAGCTTCATTTCAGGGACCTCATCAATTCGTATCTATTGGAACGAATTACAGGAAAAGTTTTTTTAGCCTTAAAGAAACAGCTTTACATGCAGGTGCCAATCTCAGAGTTTCTAATAGTAATACCAGTTACCAACCAATTGATTTAGGACTAATGGCAGGTTTTGAAATTTTAAATTTTATTATTGGCTTAAGTTATGATTTTGGTTTAAGAGATGCTGCATATTATCAAAAACCTACACATTCATTTGAAATCAGCTTAACTCTTATAGGTGATTATGATAATGAAGGTTTCATTTGTCCTCAATTTTAA